The following proteins come from a genomic window of Alphaproteobacteria bacterium GM7ARS4:
- a CDS encoding NYN domain-containing protein: MTRHFTPHALPWWHGTRIALFIEGTSLYSSTKVLGFDIDYSRLLEYFSQDAHLIRAFYYTPVYDGQEYNPLRPLVDWLDYNGYTMVIKNSREYSDTTGGRKRSKYNVAIDIAVDMMDMAPYIDHAVLFSGDGDFRRLIEAVQRKGLRATIVSTAEHTPPIISDDLRRQADHFIDLATIRRFVEKTYKGDNETGGNTRVKELATTSTDHAVSDADALPERYRNP, from the coding sequence ATGACAAGACATTTTACACCGCATGCTCTTCCATGGTGGCACGGCACACGTATTGCCCTGTTCATCGAGGGGACGAGCTTATATTCTTCGACAAAGGTCCTCGGCTTTGATATCGACTATAGCCGCCTTTTAGAGTATTTCTCCCAAGATGCGCACCTTATTCGCGCCTTTTATTATACACCCGTCTATGACGGACAGGAATATAATCCCCTACGTCCTCTCGTCGATTGGCTTGACTATAACGGCTATACGATGGTGATCAAGAACTCTCGGGAGTATAGCGATACCACTGGTGGACGTAAGCGTTCCAAATACAATGTCGCTATCGATATTGCCGTGGATATGATGGATATGGCGCCCTACATAGACCATGCTGTCCTGTTCTCTGGTGACGGAGATTTTCGCCGCCTCATCGAGGCCGTGCAACGAAAAGGGTTGCGCGCCACCATCGTGAGCACAGCTGAACACACGCCTCCCATTATATCCGATGACCTCAGACGCCAAGCCGACCATTTTATCGACCTCGCCACAATAAGGCGCTTCGTGGAGAAAACGTATAAAGGCGACAATGAAACAGGAGGCAATACAAGGGTGAAAGAACTGGCCACAACATCAACAGACCATGCTGTCTCTGATGCCGATGCGCTCCCCGAACGCTATCGAAATCCCTAG
- the dnaE gene encoding DNA polymerase III subunit alpha: MAKPFVHFAVSSRYSLLESALSFSQIIETCRRHGMPAVAVADRGNMFGVMEFAIEASRQGIQPIIGCLLNVSMTDMPQDTPYPLPLYVQNEEGWRNLVRMVGESYSVIDDGFPPQVVWPMLAEHHRGLLAFSGDRTGAVQAPFFISEGRTGQEHAERLASLFSGRFYMQIARHGYVFEKKIEATLLNLARHLECPPIAVHHSYYHTADFAPSYNVLRCIDYRCARNAMGDREYNASHTIYDPDAMHALFHDIPECCEQTILCAQRCSWFPQPISPTLPSFTGTASEDEQALLHAQARQGLEKRLQESPVLTSPEEAKPYHERLAYELEMICSMGYAGYFLIVADFIGWAKRQHIAVGPGRGSGAGSIVAWALNITDLDPIRLGLLFERFLNPERISMPDFDIDFCQERRDDVIRYVRDKYGPDHVAHIITFGTLKARAALRDVGRILNMPYGQVDRMCKMVPFQATGDTPLKQIVAEEPALQSMATQDPNVASMLDIAHDIQGLYRHASTHAAGIVISDKPLSDTIPLYRDKAAQLPATQYSMKYVEMAGLIKFDFLGLKTLTIIDNCVALIKDAQGHAIAIQHIPLDDEPTYALMAQGDTIGVFQLESDGMRRVLCDLKPDRFEEIIALISLYRPGPMDNIPTYVARKHGREPVTYMDERLTAMLQETYGVMIYQEQVMQIAQALAGFTLAKADILRKAMGKKDPAIMAGLQHEFMVGARNMGLDDRKARRIFQMIEKFAGYGFNKSHAAAYALIAYQTAWLKTHYPVEFFAASMSQDMGNQERLRTLKEDAERMTISVLPPHVNHSCHLFSVESVVDKTSSSKPKNAVRYALTAIKNVGAESAKAIEEERKKNGLFSDMVDFARRCHPPVLNRRMLEAMIYTGCFDSLENHRRKLFDVRDNLLHYAHQKEREARLNQETLFSCQESGEEDTWLSSYEGPDWSLGECLAYEFDMLGFFFSDHPLVPYEAFLEKNHVIPYRQVKNHVAQGASKHIVMAGAVLKIRQRRARESKKRLVFLHCSDQGDAYDVLVDDTLWQAQHAQLTEGVNLMMNVTAYIREDKSIRLVLKEMSLLGKEHEDEAQGHRHSANKKQQHQQASEAKTSSTHHVAHTAIDHIAIHIRQERELYALRRHLDRASTGQTHLSLCLHVETTMEGEGKTIRLAFPHRQGYMVDAELLSKLRTDCAHVDVSRSKEPTGTIVA, encoded by the coding sequence ATGGCTAAGCCCTTTGTTCATTTTGCGGTGTCTTCTCGTTACTCTCTTCTCGAGAGCGCCCTCTCTTTTTCTCAGATTATCGAGACATGTCGCCGCCATGGCATGCCAGCCGTGGCGGTTGCTGACAGAGGCAATATGTTCGGTGTGATGGAATTTGCCATCGAAGCAAGCCGCCAAGGCATTCAGCCTATCATTGGCTGTTTGCTTAATGTCAGCATGACGGACATGCCACAGGACACGCCCTACCCCTTACCTCTGTATGTGCAAAACGAAGAGGGATGGCGTAACCTTGTGCGGATGGTTGGTGAGAGCTACAGCGTCATTGATGATGGTTTTCCGCCTCAAGTCGTGTGGCCTATGTTGGCAGAGCATCATCGGGGGTTGCTTGCTTTTTCTGGTGATAGAACGGGTGCTGTGCAAGCGCCCTTTTTTATCAGCGAAGGCCGCACGGGACAAGAGCATGCCGAACGTCTCGCATCGCTCTTTTCTGGACGTTTTTATATGCAGATAGCGCGCCATGGATATGTCTTTGAGAAAAAAATAGAGGCAACCCTTCTTAACCTTGCGCGTCATTTAGAGTGTCCTCCCATTGCCGTTCATCATAGCTATTATCACACAGCCGATTTTGCGCCGAGCTACAATGTGTTGCGTTGTATCGACTATCGTTGCGCCCGCAACGCCATGGGGGATAGGGAATATAATGCGAGTCATACCATCTATGACCCTGACGCCATGCATGCGCTGTTTCACGACATTCCCGAATGCTGTGAGCAGACAATTCTCTGTGCGCAACGTTGTTCGTGGTTTCCACAGCCTATCTCGCCGACGCTTCCTTCCTTTACGGGGACAGCCAGTGAGGACGAACAAGCGCTTCTCCATGCCCAAGCCCGACAAGGGTTAGAAAAACGCCTGCAAGAGTCACCTGTCTTGACGTCACCAGAAGAAGCAAAACCTTACCATGAGCGTCTTGCCTATGAGTTAGAGATGATATGTTCTATGGGCTATGCTGGCTATTTCCTTATCGTTGCTGATTTCATAGGATGGGCAAAAAGACAGCATATTGCCGTTGGTCCGGGGCGTGGGTCGGGCGCTGGCTCCATTGTGGCGTGGGCTCTTAACATCACTGACCTCGACCCTATCCGTTTAGGACTCTTGTTCGAGCGTTTTCTCAACCCTGAGCGTATCTCTATGCCAGACTTTGATATTGACTTCTGTCAAGAGAGACGAGACGACGTTATTCGCTATGTGCGGGATAAGTATGGACCAGACCACGTCGCCCATATCATCACATTCGGCACATTGAAGGCTCGCGCTGCCCTACGGGACGTGGGACGTATTCTCAATATGCCTTATGGGCAAGTCGATAGGATGTGCAAGATGGTGCCTTTTCAAGCCACCGGCGATACGCCACTCAAACAAATCGTGGCGGAAGAGCCAGCATTGCAGTCCATGGCGACACAAGACCCCAATGTCGCCTCCATGCTCGATATTGCCCATGATATTCAAGGACTCTATCGCCATGCATCAACCCATGCCGCTGGTATTGTTATCAGCGATAAGCCGCTCAGCGACACAATCCCCCTTTATCGCGATAAAGCCGCACAGCTCCCCGCCACCCAATACAGCATGAAATATGTCGAGATGGCGGGCTTAATCAAATTTGATTTCCTTGGGCTCAAGACGTTAACGATTATCGACAATTGTGTGGCGTTGATCAAAGACGCTCAAGGGCACGCCATCGCCATACAGCATATTCCTCTTGATGATGAGCCGACATACGCCTTGATGGCACAAGGTGATACCATTGGTGTCTTCCAATTGGAAAGTGATGGCATGCGGCGAGTCCTATGCGACTTAAAACCAGACCGTTTCGAGGAGATTATTGCCCTTATTTCTTTATATCGCCCAGGCCCCATGGACAACATTCCCACATATGTCGCGAGAAAACATGGACGTGAGCCCGTCACATATATGGATGAACGTCTCACCGCCATGTTACAGGAGACATACGGTGTCATGATCTATCAAGAGCAAGTGATGCAGATCGCGCAGGCGTTGGCAGGTTTTACCTTGGCAAAGGCGGATATTCTCCGCAAAGCCATGGGAAAGAAGGACCCCGCTATCATGGCGGGGTTACAGCATGAATTTATGGTGGGGGCGAGAAACATGGGCTTGGACGATAGAAAAGCGCGGCGTATTTTTCAGATGATCGAGAAATTCGCAGGCTATGGCTTTAACAAGAGCCATGCCGCCGCCTATGCTTTGATAGCCTATCAGACGGCATGGCTCAAGACGCACTATCCCGTTGAATTCTTTGCTGCCTCCATGAGCCAAGATATGGGCAATCAAGAACGTCTTCGCACGCTCAAGGAAGATGCCGAGAGGATGACGATTTCTGTGCTTCCTCCCCATGTCAATCATTCATGCCATCTTTTTTCTGTGGAATCTGTGGTGGATAAGACGTCCTCTTCTAAGCCTAAAAACGCTGTGCGCTATGCTCTGACGGCTATCAAGAATGTCGGTGCTGAGTCCGCCAAAGCCATCGAGGAGGAGCGCAAGAAAAATGGCCTATTTTCTGATATGGTCGATTTCGCAAGACGTTGCCACCCTCCCGTCCTCAATCGACGGATGCTCGAAGCCATGATTTATACGGGCTGTTTTGATAGTCTTGAAAACCATAGGCGCAAACTCTTTGACGTCAGAGATAACCTCCTACACTATGCCCATCAAAAAGAGAGGGAGGCGCGCCTCAATCAAGAGACCCTCTTTTCCTGTCAAGAGTCAGGCGAGGAGGATACATGGCTCTCCTCCTATGAAGGGCCTGATTGGTCGTTGGGTGAATGCCTTGCCTATGAATTCGATATGCTGGGCTTTTTCTTCTCTGACCATCCCCTTGTTCCCTATGAGGCGTTTCTCGAAAAGAATCATGTCATCCCATACCGCCAAGTGAAAAACCATGTCGCTCAAGGCGCAAGCAAACATATCGTTATGGCGGGCGCTGTGCTCAAGATACGGCAGAGACGCGCCCGTGAGAGCAAAAAGCGACTCGTTTTTCTCCATTGTTCCGACCAAGGGGACGCCTATGATGTGCTGGTGGATGATACTCTGTGGCAGGCACAGCACGCGCAGCTCACCGAAGGCGTCAATCTTATGATGAACGTCACGGCTTATATCCGTGAAGATAAGAGCATACGTCTTGTGCTCAAAGAGATGTCCCTCTTAGGAAAGGAGCATGAAGATGAAGCGCAAGGACATCGTCATAGCGCCAACAAAAAGCAACAGCACCAGCAGGCCAGTGAGGCTAAGACATCCTCGACACATCATGTGGCACATACCGCTATCGACCATATTGCCATCCATATTCGCCAAGAACGCGAACTCTATGCTCTTCGCCGTCATCTCGATAGGGCATCCACAGGGCAAACCCATCTCTCTCTCTGTCTCCATGTCGAGACGACGATGGAGGGAGAGGGTAAGACGATACGATTAGCGTTTCCTCATCGGCAAGGCTATATGGTCGATGCGGAACTCTTGTCGAAGTTACGCACCGACTGTGCTCATGTCGATGTGTCCCGCTCTAAAGAACCAACAGGAACGATTGTCGCATAG
- the secF gene encoding protein translocase subunit SecF — protein MTIFFSHWLRQKPTWRFMRFHRHGLIGSASLVVLSLLLFSVVGLDYGIDFRGGMLMEVSYNEPPDVGEVRDSLRVLELGDVQIQTFGKDTILLIRVQRQQGDEKAQMAVITQIKERLGKDLDYRRVEFVGPRVGQELVESGIYAVLFSLLAILLYVWMRFDGWHFALASVVALLHDVLVTIGLFSALQLEFNLSTVAAVLTIAGYSINDTVVVFDRMREMMRRHRSSPFHEIIDMSINATLSRTVMTSVTTALALFALLLFGGSVLHDFVLAMLWGVFVGTWSSIFVAGPMMLLLKFDMQEALRT, from the coding sequence ATGACGATCTTCTTTTCCCATTGGCTTCGCCAGAAACCAACGTGGCGTTTCATGCGCTTCCATCGACACGGCTTGATAGGGTCGGCGTCTTTGGTGGTGTTATCTTTGCTGTTGTTCTCTGTTGTTGGCTTGGATTATGGCATCGATTTTCGAGGGGGGATGCTCATGGAGGTCAGCTACAATGAGCCCCCTGATGTGGGAGAAGTGCGCGACTCTTTGCGCGTCTTAGAGTTAGGTGATGTCCAGATTCAGACGTTTGGTAAGGATACAATCCTTCTTATACGCGTCCAGCGTCAACAAGGCGATGAAAAGGCGCAGATGGCGGTGATCACTCAGATAAAAGAGCGTTTGGGGAAGGATTTAGATTATCGGCGTGTGGAATTTGTTGGCCCTCGCGTGGGGCAGGAACTCGTCGAGAGTGGCATTTATGCCGTTTTATTCTCTCTCCTTGCTATCCTCTTATATGTATGGATGCGTTTTGATGGCTGGCATTTTGCCCTTGCGTCTGTGGTGGCGCTTCTCCATGATGTCCTCGTGACGATCGGGTTGTTTTCTGCTTTGCAGTTGGAGTTTAATTTGTCGACGGTGGCGGCCGTGCTCACGATCGCTGGCTATTCTATCAATGATACGGTGGTCGTCTTCGATAGAATGCGTGAGATGATGCGCCGTCATCGTTCATCGCCTTTTCACGAGATTATTGATATGTCTATCAACGCGACATTGTCGCGCACCGTCATGACGAGCGTCACCACCGCCCTTGCTCTCTTCGCCCTCTTGCTCTTTGGTGGGAGTGTTCTCCATGATTTTGTCCTTGCCATGCTCTGGGGTGTTTTCGTGGGAACATGGTCGTCAATTTTTGTGGCTGGTCCTATGATGTTGCTGTTGAAATTTGACATGCAAGAGGCACTACGCACATAA
- the secD gene encoding protein translocase subunit SecD → MNRPSLLKTLATALVILLGGLFALPNMLDDEALRDVPSFLPKQRVNLGLDLQGGAHLLLQVGVDDVIKERLESLLDDVRRTLRQGETKVGYRGLVRSSDHVGFTLTDPASFEDARALILERDIAGEYDIVRGEADGAVRISFTPVAKRDILVHTIEQSIEVVRSRIDALGTSEPIIQSEGAERILVQLPGGDPDRVKALLGQTAKLSFRMLDESVPVISVQQGRVQSGSEVVPAYRATSAEPYYLVRRKVDVSGERLKNATATFDALQGGYVVSLAFDNVGTRQFAKITKDNVGKRFAVVLDGRVITAPVINEPIPGGTAIISGSFSPEEANNLALLLRAGALPAPLTVIEERSVGPSLGADSIEAGKIASVIGLLLVIAFMILVYGVFGLFAVTSLLTNLLLIFGALSFLQATLTLPGIAGIVLTIGMAVDANVLIFERIREEMRGERTPINAVSRGYERALRTIIDANLTTLFAALFLYIFGSGPIRGFAVTLSLGILTSMFTAITLTRFIMTTWLYRSKARVLPL, encoded by the coding sequence ATGAATCGTCCTTCTCTTCTCAAGACATTGGCAACGGCGTTGGTGATTCTGTTGGGTGGCTTGTTTGCTCTTCCCAACATGCTCGATGACGAAGCGCTACGTGATGTGCCGTCCTTTCTTCCTAAACAGAGGGTTAATTTAGGCCTTGATTTACAAGGGGGCGCGCATTTGCTGTTACAAGTGGGCGTCGATGACGTCATCAAAGAGCGTTTAGAGTCTCTCTTAGACGATGTGCGCCGCACCTTGCGTCAGGGGGAGACAAAGGTAGGCTATAGGGGGTTGGTGCGTTCATCGGACCATGTGGGATTCACATTGACAGACCCTGCTTCCTTCGAGGATGCGCGCGCCTTGATTCTCGAGCGTGATATTGCTGGTGAATATGACATCGTTCGAGGCGAGGCTGATGGGGCTGTGAGAATATCATTCACGCCTGTCGCCAAGCGTGACATTCTCGTCCATACCATCGAGCAATCCATCGAGGTTGTGCGCTCTCGTATTGATGCCCTTGGCACGAGTGAGCCTATCATTCAAAGTGAAGGGGCAGAGCGCATCCTTGTCCAATTGCCGGGGGGCGACCCCGACAGGGTGAAGGCTCTTTTAGGACAGACGGCAAAATTGTCGTTTCGTATGCTGGATGAGAGTGTTCCTGTGATTTCGGTGCAACAGGGGCGAGTCCAATCAGGCTCTGAGGTCGTGCCAGCCTATCGCGCCACCTCAGCAGAACCCTATTATTTGGTGAGGCGTAAAGTCGATGTGAGTGGTGAGCGTCTCAAAAATGCCACAGCGACTTTCGATGCGTTGCAGGGGGGATATGTTGTGTCCTTAGCGTTCGATAATGTGGGGACGCGTCAATTTGCAAAAATCACAAAAGACAATGTGGGGAAGCGATTCGCTGTTGTTCTCGATGGTCGTGTCATTACCGCACCTGTCATTAACGAACCCATTCCGGGGGGAACAGCCATTATCAGTGGTTCTTTTTCGCCAGAGGAAGCGAATAACCTTGCGCTTCTCTTGCGGGCTGGCGCTCTGCCGGCGCCGCTGACGGTCATCGAGGAACGGTCAGTGGGACCAAGCCTTGGCGCTGATTCCATCGAGGCGGGTAAAATAGCCTCCGTCATTGGTTTGCTCCTCGTCATTGCCTTTATGATTCTTGTGTATGGCGTCTTTGGTTTGTTTGCCGTTACATCGTTGCTGACAAATTTGCTCCTTATTTTTGGCGCGTTGTCCTTCCTACAAGCCACCCTCACGCTGCCGGGGATCGCTGGTATCGTGTTGACCATTGGTATGGCGGTGGATGCCAATGTCCTTATTTTCGAGCGCATTCGTGAGGAAATGCGTGGGGAAAGAACACCCATCAATGCTGTGTCTCGGGGATATGAACGCGCTTTACGCACGATCATCGATGCCAATTTGACGACACTTTTTGCCGCTCTCTTCCTCTATATTTTTGGCTCGGGACCTATAAGAGGTTTTGCTGTGACGCTCTCCCTTGGTATTCTCACCTCCATGTTCACCGCCATTACATTGACGCGCTTCATCATGACGACATGGCTGTATCGTTCTAAGGCGAGAGTTCTTCCTTTATGA
- the yajC gene encoding preprotein translocase subunit YajC encodes MFAHANEQGGGRGGEPSALGLLLPFILIFAVFYFLVIRPQHTKMRRHAELIGSLKRGDTVVTSGGIIGEVSKLVGDDEVVIVIDKENNVRVRAVKATIADIRNKESTSSV; translated from the coding sequence ATGTTTGCCCATGCCAATGAACAGGGGGGTGGTCGCGGTGGAGAACCTAGCGCTCTTGGTTTGCTTCTTCCTTTTATCCTCATTTTTGCCGTTTTCTACTTCTTGGTGATACGTCCACAGCATACAAAGATGCGTCGCCATGCTGAGCTGATAGGGAGTCTCAAACGTGGTGACACGGTCGTCACATCGGGCGGTATCATTGGCGAGGTCTCGAAGTTGGTGGGCGATGACGAGGTTGTGATCGTCATCGATAAGGAGAATAATGTGCGGGTGCGCGCTGTGAAGGCGACCATTGCCGATATTCGCAACAAGGAGTCTACATCGTCCGTGTGA
- a CDS encoding ATP-binding protein — protein MSDSPAMARIARALERMSPPLTISMPDFKASHAYLWRPYQGGFRLPYHYVPLPLSLLQGIDKQREQLLANTTAFAQGMGANHALLWGAKGMGKSSLVKSVIHHINETLSPAAIQLIDVQQSDMPTLTPLLEQLVLSPHRFVLFCDDLAFDPSNSIDHKAYHALKAMLEGSINSIPPNVLIYATSNRRHLTARRMEENEAQATLHEHDAADDKIALSDRFGLWLGFHPCTTKQWHAMLDSYYHAEHLTIDKRLFYQEADMWARQRGGRSGRIVSQFMTAWKSRHHP, from the coding sequence ATGTCCGACTCACCCGCTATGGCACGTATTGCCCGCGCATTGGAGCGCATGTCGCCTCCCTTGACCATCTCCATGCCTGATTTTAAGGCGTCCCACGCCTATTTGTGGCGTCCCTATCAAGGTGGATTTCGCCTTCCTTATCACTATGTGCCACTCCCCCTATCCCTCTTGCAAGGCATAGACAAACAAAGAGAGCAACTGCTCGCTAATACGACAGCCTTTGCACAAGGCATGGGCGCGAATCACGCCTTGCTATGGGGCGCAAAAGGGATGGGAAAAAGTTCCCTCGTTAAATCTGTCATCCATCATATCAACGAGACTCTGTCCCCCGCCGCCATCCAACTCATCGATGTCCAGCAAAGTGATATGCCAACGCTGACGCCCCTCTTAGAACAGCTCGTGCTGTCACCGCACCGCTTTGTGCTCTTCTGTGACGACCTTGCCTTTGACCCGTCCAACAGCATAGACCATAAGGCATATCACGCCCTTAAAGCCATGCTCGAGGGAAGTATCAACAGCATCCCCCCGAACGTCCTTATCTATGCCACCTCCAATAGACGACACCTGACGGCGCGTCGGATGGAAGAAAACGAAGCGCAAGCAACCCTCCATGAACATGACGCCGCTGACGACAAAATTGCCCTCTCTGACCGCTTTGGGCTATGGCTGGGATTTCATCCATGCACAACCAAACAATGGCATGCCATGCTCGACTCCTATTACCATGCGGAACATCTTACCATCGATAAGCGCCTCTTCTATCAAGAAGCCGATATGTGGGCGCGCCAGCGAGGCGGACGCTCTGGACGCATTGTCAGCCAATTCATGACCGCATGGAAAAGTCGCCATCACCCCTAA
- a CDS encoding M23 family metallopeptidase has protein sequence MMWIRPCDVSRGVYRFLLMCLFLLAGCEKAIYGEGAYLEELSYEEVGGIFGREDDGGGYAIEAEAEEDYVVGEESPQPPHRPTPPPHRTHIRVEKGDTLYALARRHGMNVEDLAALNDLSPPYVIRAGQSLRVTKTPTQPPVHKVLKGETAYAIAKRYGVTIADLIAANDLPDASQLAVGQSLHIGKEKAHGRTRGDGVSDSASQRQSAPKRHAVPPNLPKNRHFLWPVQGRVLGDYGHSKDGYHNDGINVQAQAGTPVRATEDGVVVYRGDDVKGFGNLVLVSHGLGWTSAYAHLDAIRVKRGQAVKRGSVLGMVGMSGHVREAQLHFELRHHRKPVKPQLYLEKP, from the coding sequence ATGATGTGGATACGACCTTGTGATGTATCAAGGGGGGTGTATCGTTTCCTATTGATGTGTTTATTCCTCTTGGCGGGTTGTGAAAAGGCGATCTATGGCGAGGGCGCTTATTTAGAGGAACTTTCTTATGAGGAGGTGGGGGGTATCTTTGGGCGCGAGGACGATGGAGGGGGATATGCCATCGAGGCGGAGGCAGAGGAGGATTATGTCGTGGGCGAAGAGTCTCCTCAGCCCCCACATCGTCCCACCCCACCCCCGCACAGAACCCATATTCGCGTGGAAAAGGGTGATACCCTGTATGCTTTGGCGCGTCGCCATGGCATGAACGTAGAGGATTTGGCAGCGCTCAACGATTTGTCGCCTCCCTATGTCATTAGAGCTGGGCAGAGCTTGCGTGTGACGAAGACGCCTACACAACCACCTGTCCATAAAGTATTGAAGGGCGAGACAGCGTATGCCATCGCCAAACGTTATGGTGTGACGATCGCTGATTTGATCGCCGCCAATGATTTACCCGATGCGTCTCAATTGGCGGTGGGGCAGTCTCTTCATATTGGCAAAGAGAAAGCGCATGGCAGGACACGAGGCGATGGCGTGTCCGACAGCGCCTCTCAAAGACAAAGCGCGCCTAAGCGCCATGCCGTTCCACCCAATCTCCCAAAGAATCGTCATTTTCTCTGGCCTGTTCAGGGAAGGGTGCTGGGTGACTATGGCCACAGCAAGGATGGCTATCACAATGATGGCATCAATGTTCAAGCACAAGCGGGCACGCCAGTCCGTGCCACTGAAGATGGCGTTGTTGTCTATCGAGGTGATGATGTGAAGGGTTTTGGCAATCTTGTTCTTGTGAGTCATGGGTTGGGATGGACGTCGGCTTATGCGCATCTTGATGCCATTCGTGTCAAGAGAGGGCAAGCTGTCAAGCGAGGAAGTGTCTTAGGGATGGTGGGCATGAGCGGCCATGTGCGTGAAGCGCAACTTCACTTCGAGCTCCGTCACCATAGGAAGCCTGTCAAGCCACAGCTCTATCTTGAGAAACCATAA
- the surE gene encoding 5'/3'-nucleotidase SurE translates to MPLSYPPLEKARILVCNDDGVYAPGLRILKETMTSLCAELWVVAPEREHSGAGHSLTLHRPLRFRQLESHIFGVDGTPTDSVLLAVKHIMKDKPPHLVLSGFNAGGNLGEDITYSGTVAAAMEATLLGIPAMALSQIHNYETGAEDWRMAAAYTPSIVRHLHGRPWDDGVFFNINFPHCPQKHGASVEITRQGRHCGGGTLLENVDPRGRTYFWIGSVGSHVKPESGTDLDAISRNAISVTPLHLDLTHHASLDMFSLPHDMRVT, encoded by the coding sequence GTGCCACTCTCCTACCCTCCATTAGAAAAGGCGCGGATACTTGTCTGTAACGATGATGGTGTTTATGCGCCGGGTTTGCGTATCTTGAAAGAGACGATGACATCCCTCTGTGCGGAGCTCTGGGTCGTTGCGCCAGAGCGGGAGCATAGTGGGGCGGGACATTCCTTGACGTTACATCGCCCTTTGCGCTTTCGTCAATTGGAGTCGCACATCTTTGGCGTGGATGGCACGCCTACGGATAGCGTTCTCTTGGCCGTCAAACATATTATGAAGGATAAACCGCCTCACCTTGTGTTGTCGGGTTTTAATGCTGGCGGCAATCTTGGTGAGGACATCACCTACTCGGGGACGGTGGCCGCCGCTATGGAGGCAACCTTGCTTGGGATACCCGCTATGGCGCTGAGCCAGATTCACAATTATGAAACGGGAGCAGAAGATTGGCGTATGGCGGCGGCTTATACGCCTTCCATCGTCCGTCATTTGCATGGACGTCCTTGGGATGACGGGGTCTTTTTTAATATCAATTTCCCCCATTGCCCACAAAAGCATGGGGCGAGCGTGGAAATAACCCGACAGGGACGTCATTGTGGAGGTGGGACGCTGTTAGAGAATGTGGACCCTCGCGGCAGAACATATTTCTGGATAGGCAGTGTGGGAAGTCATGTCAAACCAGAAAGCGGCACAGACCTCGATGCCATCTCGCGCAACGCCATCTCTGTGACGCCTTTACATTTGGATTTAACCCACCATGCCTCCCTTGACATGTTTTCTCTTCCGCACGATATGCGTGTTACGTGA